Proteins encoded by one window of Pseudonocardia sp. HH130629-09:
- a CDS encoding MBL fold metallo-hydrolase translates to MAPTDSPIDHVVTSGTFNLDGGSFDVDNNVWIIGDDREVFVIDAAHDADAITAAVGDRTVKAIVCTHAHDDHINQAPTLADHFDAPILLNPAEHVLWDMTWPDRTPDQELSDGQTLTAGGIDLRVLQTPGHSPGSSCLYAPELGIVFTGDTLFHGGPGATGRSYSNFDTIIESIRTTLLTLPADTRIRTGHGDPTTIGDEAPHLDEWIRNGS, encoded by the coding sequence ATGGCCCCGACCGACTCCCCGATCGATCACGTCGTCACCTCCGGCACGTTCAACCTCGACGGCGGATCCTTCGACGTCGACAACAACGTCTGGATCATCGGCGACGACCGCGAAGTGTTCGTCATCGACGCCGCCCACGACGCCGACGCCATCACCGCCGCCGTCGGGGACCGGACGGTCAAGGCGATCGTGTGCACCCACGCCCACGACGACCACATCAACCAAGCACCCACCCTCGCCGACCACTTCGACGCGCCGATCCTGCTCAACCCCGCCGAACACGTGTTGTGGGACATGACCTGGCCCGACCGCACACCCGACCAGGAACTGTCCGACGGGCAGACCCTGACCGCCGGCGGGATCGACCTGCGGGTGCTGCAGACCCCCGGCCACTCACCGGGCTCGTCCTGCCTCTACGCACCCGAACTCGGCATCGTGTTCACCGGCGACACCCTGTTCCACGGCGGACCCGGCGCCACCGGACGCTCCTACTCCAACTTCGACACCATCATCGAATCCATCCGCACCACCCTGCTCACCCTCCCCGCCGACACCCGCATCCGCACCGGACACGGCGACCCCACCACCATCGGCGACGAAGCACCCCACCTCGACGAATGGATCCGCAACGGATCCTGA
- a CDS encoding S-(hydroxymethyl)mycothiol dehydrogenase, with protein sequence MAQQVRGVVARAKGEPVTVETIIVPDPGPGEAVVKIQACGVCHTDLHYKLGGINDEFPFLLGHEAAGIVETVGDGVTHIAPGDYVVLNWRAVCGQCRACKKGKPQYCFDTHNASQKMTLTDGTELSPALGIGAFIEKTLVHSGQCTKVNPDADPQAAGLLGCGVMAGLGAAINTGQVERGDSIAVIGCGGVGDAAIAGAKLAGATTIIAVDTDPRKLKWAEEFGATHTVNATEQDPVDYIQSVTDGNGADVVIDAVGRPETYKQAFYARDLAGTVVLVGVPTPDLNAPQIPLIDYFGRGGALKSSWYGDCLPSRDFPTYIDLYLQGRFPLDKFVTETIGIDDIETAFDKMHSGDVLRSVVIL encoded by the coding sequence ATGGCACAGCAGGTACGCGGCGTCGTGGCCCGGGCCAAGGGTGAGCCGGTCACCGTCGAGACGATCATCGTCCCCGATCCCGGCCCCGGTGAGGCCGTGGTGAAGATCCAGGCCTGCGGGGTCTGCCACACCGACCTGCACTACAAGCTCGGCGGCATCAACGACGAGTTCCCCTTCCTCCTCGGCCACGAAGCCGCCGGCATCGTCGAAACCGTCGGCGACGGCGTCACCCACATCGCCCCCGGCGACTACGTCGTCCTCAACTGGCGCGCCGTCTGCGGACAGTGCCGGGCCTGCAAGAAGGGCAAGCCCCAGTACTGCTTCGACACCCACAACGCGTCACAGAAGATGACCCTGACCGACGGCACCGAACTGTCCCCCGCCCTCGGCATCGGCGCCTTCATCGAGAAGACCCTCGTCCACTCCGGACAATGCACCAAGGTCAACCCCGACGCCGACCCCCAAGCCGCGGGCCTGCTCGGCTGCGGCGTCATGGCCGGCCTCGGCGCCGCAATCAACACCGGGCAGGTCGAGCGCGGCGACTCCATCGCCGTCATCGGCTGCGGCGGCGTCGGCGACGCCGCCATCGCCGGCGCCAAGCTCGCCGGCGCCACCACCATCATCGCCGTCGACACCGACCCCCGGAAGCTGAAGTGGGCCGAAGAGTTCGGCGCCACCCACACCGTCAACGCCACAGAACAGGATCCGGTCGACTACATCCAGTCCGTGACCGACGGCAACGGCGCCGACGTCGTCATCGACGCCGTCGGACGACCCGAAACCTACAAACAGGCCTTCTACGCCCGCGACCTCGCCGGCACCGTCGTCCTCGTCGGCGTCCCCACCCCCGACCTCAACGCCCCCCAGATCCCGCTCATCGACTACTTCGGCCGCGGCGGCGCCCTCAAATCCTCCTGGTACGGCGACTGCCTACCCTCACGCGACTTCCCCACCTACATCGACCTCTACCTGCAAGGCCGCTTCCCCCTCGACAAGTTCGTCACCGAAACCATCGGCATCGACGACATCGAAACCGCCTTCGACAAGATGCACTCCGGTGACGTCCTGCGTTCGGTCGTGATCCTCTGA
- a CDS encoding toluene hydroxylase — translation MTQSPTTQDTSSGSQRSVPKPVFTDAEAGAREFPDSSSNARHYNYYKPAKRKQTLYEDTTVEVQPDPRHYLAQGWIYGFANGEGGYPLHWTKLKAWGVDEPEPQRGIGTGGLPVENWPAHGWHEFRDPNEEWEQSLYRYNANVVRQLTQNIENARNAKAFELWNPNWIRFVERNVGAWMHIEHILGLYVFASNERSAPTNMHNTALAANSTRKIRFAQDLALYNLTLSEEIDGFDGTAHLDAWDNAPEWQGARRMTEALTAVQDDWGEAIFAANCVFEPLVGELFRSNLVMQSAATNGDYVTPTVMGAGEFDYAQRDLRWSIACFAPLTQDREFADHNRELMGGWLRTYVPQALEAARTMQPMWSQSDSKPPTFEDSLDRAKNRFAGICSDLGLDVPEELKQ, via the coding sequence ATGACTCAGTCCCCCACCACGCAGGACACGTCGTCCGGTTCGCAGCGCAGCGTTCCCAAGCCCGTCTTCACCGACGCGGAGGCCGGGGCGCGGGAGTTCCCCGACTCGAGCTCGAACGCGCGCCACTACAACTACTACAAGCCGGCGAAGCGCAAGCAGACGCTGTACGAGGACACCACCGTCGAGGTCCAGCCGGACCCGCGGCACTACCTCGCCCAGGGCTGGATCTACGGCTTCGCCAACGGCGAGGGCGGCTACCCGCTGCACTGGACGAAGCTGAAGGCATGGGGTGTCGACGAGCCCGAGCCCCAGCGCGGCATCGGCACCGGCGGCCTGCCGGTCGAGAACTGGCCGGCCCACGGCTGGCACGAGTTCCGCGACCCGAACGAGGAATGGGAGCAGAGCCTCTACCGGTACAACGCGAACGTCGTCCGCCAGCTCACCCAGAACATCGAGAACGCCCGCAACGCGAAGGCGTTCGAGCTCTGGAACCCGAACTGGATCCGCTTCGTCGAGCGCAACGTCGGGGCCTGGATGCACATCGAGCACATCCTCGGCCTCTACGTCTTCGCGTCCAACGAGCGGTCCGCGCCGACGAACATGCACAACACCGCGCTCGCCGCGAACTCCACCCGCAAGATCCGGTTCGCCCAGGACCTCGCGCTCTACAACCTGACGCTGTCCGAGGAGATCGACGGTTTCGACGGCACCGCCCACCTCGACGCGTGGGACAACGCTCCGGAGTGGCAGGGCGCCCGCAGGATGACCGAGGCCCTCACCGCGGTCCAGGACGACTGGGGCGAGGCGATCTTCGCGGCGAACTGCGTGTTCGAGCCCCTGGTCGGCGAGCTGTTCCGGTCGAACCTGGTCATGCAGTCCGCCGCCACCAACGGTGACTACGTGACCCCGACGGTCATGGGTGCCGGCGAGTTCGACTACGCCCAGCGCGACCTGCGCTGGTCGATCGCCTGCTTCGCGCCGCTCACCCAGGACCGCGAGTTCGCCGACCACAACCGGGAGCTCATGGGCGGCTGGCTCCGGACCTACGTGCCGCAGGCGCTGGAGGCCGCCCGGACCATGCAGCCGATGTGGTCCCAGTCGGACTCCAAGCCGCCGACGTTCGAGGACTCCCTCGACCGCGCCAAGAACCGGTTCGCCGGGATCTGCAGCGATCTCGGTCTCGACGTCCCCGAGGAGCTGAAGCAGTGA
- the groL gene encoding chaperonin GroEL (60 kDa chaperone family; promotes refolding of misfolded polypeptides especially under stressful conditions; forms two stacked rings of heptamers to form a barrel-shaped 14mer; ends can be capped by GroES; misfolded proteins enter the barrel where they are refolded when GroES binds), with protein sequence MAKELRFGAEGRHLLQAGVDQLAEAVKSTLGPKGRNVILEKITGSPEVTNDGVTIAREIHLRDPFENMGAQLVKEAAVKTNDTVGDGTTTATVIAQAIVKQGMSAIEGGGNPVLVKRGIDIAVNALVDRLQTVSHPVSTEEDYARVASISANDDYTIGGVVAKALHTVGDDGVVTVDDTPLPGVSVDFVEDFEFDNGYVSPYMVTNPGTLEAIVDDPYILFTAHKIKDVQQIMPVLDRIMRNDRRPLVIVAETVEGTALQMLVHNHVNGHFQAVAIKAPGFGEKRIHLLEDMAALCGGQVHSKSSSFSLEQIDVEHLGRAVQVRVTSEGTTIIGGGGDKQKLEYRLSQLRAELARATIGTDEDFFSDRIARLSGKAAIISVGAPTNAEAREIRHRVDDSLQATRAAVAEGIVAGGGAALLHAEPALDELDVTGDYRIGVEIVRQALTEPVHLIASNAGYDGDEVVKQVTTMGVDEGFDALEGRYGDMVEMGIIDPLRVVRSALQNGASVAGLILTTNSLVAEEVTPWNKALMTEFGQLDEGIPQPSPDSSTPQSMGLGPSVG encoded by the coding sequence ATGGCCAAGGAACTCCGCTTCGGCGCCGAGGGCCGTCATCTGCTGCAGGCCGGCGTCGACCAGCTGGCCGAAGCCGTCAAGAGCACGCTGGGCCCCAAGGGCCGCAACGTCATCCTGGAGAAGATCACCGGCTCGCCCGAGGTCACGAACGACGGCGTCACCATCGCCCGCGAGATCCACCTGCGCGACCCCTTCGAGAACATGGGCGCCCAGCTGGTCAAGGAGGCGGCGGTCAAGACCAACGACACGGTCGGCGACGGCACCACGACCGCGACCGTCATCGCCCAGGCGATCGTCAAGCAGGGCATGAGCGCCATCGAGGGCGGTGGCAACCCGGTGCTGGTCAAGCGGGGCATCGACATCGCGGTCAACGCGCTCGTCGACCGCCTGCAGACGGTGTCGCACCCGGTCAGCACCGAGGAGGACTACGCCCGTGTCGCCTCCATCTCCGCCAACGACGACTACACGATCGGCGGGGTCGTCGCGAAGGCGCTGCACACCGTCGGCGACGACGGCGTCGTCACCGTCGACGACACCCCGCTGCCGGGTGTCTCGGTGGACTTCGTCGAGGACTTCGAGTTCGACAACGGCTACGTCTCGCCGTACATGGTGACCAACCCCGGCACGCTCGAGGCGATCGTCGACGACCCCTACATCCTCTTCACCGCGCACAAGATCAAGGACGTCCAGCAGATCATGCCGGTCCTGGACCGGATCATGCGCAACGACCGGCGCCCGCTCGTCATCGTCGCGGAGACCGTCGAGGGCACCGCCCTGCAGATGCTGGTCCACAACCACGTCAACGGGCACTTCCAGGCCGTCGCGATCAAGGCGCCGGGCTTCGGCGAGAAGCGCATCCACCTGCTGGAGGACATGGCCGCGCTCTGCGGCGGGCAGGTGCACTCCAAGAGCTCCTCGTTCTCGCTCGAGCAGATCGACGTCGAGCACCTGGGGCGCGCCGTGCAGGTGCGGGTCACCAGCGAGGGCACCACGATCATCGGCGGTGGCGGGGACAAGCAGAAGCTGGAGTACCGGCTGTCGCAGCTGCGTGCCGAGCTGGCCCGCGCGACCATCGGCACCGACGAGGACTTCTTCTCCGACCGCATCGCCCGGCTGTCCGGGAAGGCCGCGATCATCTCGGTCGGGGCACCGACCAACGCCGAGGCCCGCGAGATCCGCCACCGCGTGGACGACTCGCTGCAGGCGACCCGGGCCGCGGTGGCCGAGGGCATCGTCGCCGGTGGCGGCGCGGCGCTGCTGCACGCCGAGCCCGCCCTCGACGAGCTGGACGTGACCGGGGACTACCGGATCGGCGTCGAGATCGTCCGGCAGGCGCTCACCGAGCCCGTGCACCTCATCGCCTCCAACGCGGGCTACGACGGCGACGAGGTGGTCAAGCAGGTCACCACCATGGGCGTCGACGAGGGCTTCGACGCCCTGGAGGGCCGCTACGGGGACATGGTCGAGATGGGCATCATCGACCCGCTGCGGGTCGTGCGCTCCGCCCTGCAGAACGGCGCCTCGGTCGCCGGTCTGATCCTCACCACCAACTCCCTGGTGGCCGAGGAGGTCACGCCCTGGAACAAGGCCCTCATGACCGAGTTCGGCCAGCTCGACGAGGGCATCCCGCAGCCCAGCCCGGACTCGAGCACACCCCAGTCGATGGGGCTCGGCCCGTCGGTCGGGTAG
- a CDS encoding ABC transporter substrate-binding protein, which translates to MGLTRRQMLLGTLAAAGGAALAGCGGGGRSETGTGAATGSAGFPVTIEGKLGAATIPQAPQRVVSVGYTDHDAILALGVAPVAARYWYGDEKVVVQPWAQAAAQAVGAAPAVLNMSSIEPEKIAAQRPDLVIGLYSDLDAQSYPVVSAVAPTVGPPRGFDDYGAPWQEYTRETGRALGKEAEAEKLVADLEARFVATRDADPQWKGRSVVVASRSADKISVFSSQDPRSRFFTELGFTVPPRIDQLAAGKFYTEFSFEQASELDHDLIVWDQLSFTPGGKATVVGDPLLSRLPAMRDGRTVFLEGATELAFAWQTVLSLPSVLDAVVPELQRAIPKA; encoded by the coding sequence ATGGGACTGACCCGGCGACAGATGCTCCTGGGGACGCTGGCAGCGGCCGGTGGCGCCGCCCTGGCCGGGTGTGGCGGGGGCGGCAGGTCGGAGACCGGTACCGGTGCCGCGACGGGGAGCGCCGGTTTCCCGGTGACGATCGAGGGCAAGCTCGGTGCGGCGACGATCCCACAGGCCCCGCAGCGCGTGGTGTCCGTGGGCTACACCGACCACGACGCGATCCTCGCGCTCGGGGTGGCGCCGGTGGCGGCCCGCTACTGGTACGGCGACGAGAAGGTCGTCGTGCAGCCGTGGGCCCAGGCAGCCGCGCAGGCGGTGGGCGCGGCACCGGCGGTCCTGAACATGTCCTCCATCGAGCCCGAGAAGATCGCAGCACAGCGCCCCGACCTGGTGATCGGTCTCTACTCCGACCTCGATGCCCAGAGCTATCCGGTGGTGAGCGCCGTCGCACCGACCGTCGGCCCACCGCGGGGGTTCGACGACTACGGCGCACCGTGGCAGGAGTACACCCGCGAGACCGGGCGGGCGCTGGGCAAGGAGGCCGAGGCCGAGAAGCTGGTCGCCGACCTGGAGGCCAGGTTCGTCGCCACCCGCGACGCCGATCCACAGTGGAAGGGGCGCTCGGTCGTCGTCGCGAGCCGCAGCGCGGACAAGATCAGCGTGTTCTCCTCGCAGGACCCCCGCTCACGGTTCTTCACCGAGCTGGGGTTCACCGTGCCGCCGCGGATCGACCAGCTGGCCGCGGGCAAGTTCTACACCGAGTTCAGCTTCGAGCAGGCGAGCGAGCTCGACCACGACCTCATCGTCTGGGACCAGCTGTCGTTCACCCCCGGCGGTAAGGCGACGGTCGTCGGGGATCCGCTGCTGTCGCGGTTGCCCGCGATGCGCGACGGGCGCACCGTGTTCCTGGAGGGGGCGACCGAGCTGGCCTTCGCCTGGCAGACCGTGCTCAGCCTCCCGTCCGTGCTCGACGCGGTCGTCCCCGAGCTGCAGCGGGCGATTCCGAAGGCCTGA
- the mimD gene encoding propane 2-monooxygenase effector subunit MimD: MCGFTLMNNQIGAVIATVLDRQDNVTVQHLPSMIRVDGTGKFELDYEAMDEEAGQEEGWFDAAQFEENMSTHYGRMVHLDDKTIMFANPEDAAEYIDFDLKPV; encoded by the coding sequence ATGTGCGGATTCACGCTGATGAACAACCAGATCGGCGCGGTCATCGCGACGGTCCTGGACCGTCAGGACAACGTGACCGTGCAGCACCTGCCCTCGATGATCCGCGTCGACGGCACCGGCAAGTTCGAGCTCGACTACGAGGCGATGGACGAGGAGGCCGGCCAGGAGGAGGGCTGGTTCGACGCCGCCCAGTTCGAGGAGAACATGTCCACCCACTACGGGCGGATGGTCCACCTGGACGACAAGACGATCATGTTCGCCAATCCCGAGGACGCCGCCGAGTACATCGACTTCGACCTGAAGCCGGTGTAG
- a CDS encoding MFS transporter, which translates to MRLTRWGVPRSLSSLPFRLLLASTALAFGGYALLLPVVPLWVSRGGSGEFGAGLSTGVLMAATVGTQLLVPAMLRRVGHRPVLVVGSLLLGLPTPLLALTADLGPVLAISAVRGLGFGMATVAGSALVAELVEPSAHGRAAARYGYAVGLPQLLFLPAGVAVVDALGFTGVFLLAGITPVAGALVVAFVRGPRRAPAPRRDDAVPHPREPRRRLPAAPVLAMLGCSTAQGGVITFAPLVAPGATVAVPAALFATALGALLGRGVAGTLTDRSGRPGALLPVGTACATVGLLGVLAAPFASVLLVAGAAAVGAGFGLVQNDAMVALFAAAGPLHYGPASAVWNIAYDAGTGLGATGLGAIAEPFGFAAAFGTTAAVLFLLTPAVRRRRA; encoded by the coding sequence GTGCGTCTGACACGGTGGGGCGTGCCCCGCTCGCTGTCGTCGCTCCCGTTCCGTCTGCTCCTCGCCTCGACCGCGCTCGCGTTCGGCGGGTACGCCCTGCTGCTGCCGGTCGTCCCGCTGTGGGTGTCCCGGGGCGGTTCCGGCGAGTTCGGAGCGGGGCTGAGCACGGGCGTACTGATGGCGGCCACCGTCGGCACCCAGCTGCTGGTGCCCGCGATGCTGCGCCGGGTCGGGCACCGTCCGGTGCTGGTCGTGGGGTCGCTGCTGCTCGGTCTCCCGACGCCGTTGCTCGCGCTGACCGCCGACCTCGGTCCGGTGCTGGCGATCTCCGCCGTCCGTGGGCTCGGGTTCGGGATGGCCACGGTCGCCGGGAGCGCACTCGTCGCGGAGCTGGTCGAGCCGTCCGCACACGGTCGCGCGGCGGCGCGCTACGGCTACGCGGTCGGCCTGCCCCAGCTGCTGTTCCTGCCAGCGGGCGTCGCGGTCGTCGACGCGCTGGGGTTCACCGGCGTGTTCCTGCTCGCCGGGATCACCCCGGTCGCCGGGGCGCTGGTGGTGGCGTTCGTGCGGGGGCCACGGCGAGCCCCCGCACCCCGCCGTGACGACGCCGTCCCGCACCCCCGCGAGCCCCGCAGGCGACTCCCCGCCGCGCCGGTGCTCGCCATGCTGGGCTGCTCCACCGCGCAGGGCGGCGTGATCACCTTCGCCCCGCTCGTCGCGCCAGGGGCGACGGTCGCGGTGCCCGCCGCGCTGTTCGCCACTGCGCTCGGGGCGCTGCTCGGCCGCGGCGTCGCGGGCACCCTCACCGACCGCAGCGGACGTCCCGGCGCCCTGTTGCCGGTCGGGACCGCGTGCGCCACGGTCGGGCTGCTCGGGGTACTCGCCGCTCCGTTCGCGTCGGTCCTGCTGGTGGCGGGGGCGGCCGCCGTCGGCGCCGGGTTCGGGCTCGTGCAGAACGACGCCATGGTCGCCCTGTTCGCCGCCGCCGGGCCGTTGCACTACGGCCCGGCCAGCGCCGTCTGGAACATCGCCTACGACGCCGGGACCGGCCTGGGGGCGACCGGGCTCGGCGCGATCGCCGAGCCCTTCGGCTTCGCCGCCGCCTTCGGCACGACGGCCGCGGTGCTGTTCCTGCTCACCCCGGCCGTCCGCCGTCGTCGCGCCTGA
- a CDS encoding FAD-binding oxidoreductase has protein sequence MGDKHVVRFEPVGIEIEVDEDQNILRAAAEQGVQLMHGCKEGQCSACKSFVLEGEDIEYDSYSTFALPDYEKDEGHTLLCRAHAYEDLVIELTNYDEEIIRSGLPLTKGVVEVVSVEAVTHDMRHLTVKLVEPSEIKFFPGQYMDLVCPGTEESRSFSMANTPNRDGTYEFVIKVYPGGLFGTWLDEKAAPGDRLDVEAPFGTFTLRQNRSSPIVFVGGGAGMAPVLGLLRAMAEGGVERRATFYYGARTAADLCFEKEIAELAPQLGGFRYVPALSDVDGGADWAGETGLITEVVRQNESDLKGADAYVCGPPPMVDAAIATLTQLGVSETNIFYDKFTTTGEQEGEDGQQ, from the coding sequence GTGGGCGACAAACACGTCGTGCGGTTCGAGCCCGTCGGCATCGAGATCGAGGTCGACGAGGACCAGAACATCCTCCGTGCCGCGGCCGAGCAGGGCGTCCAGCTCATGCACGGTTGCAAGGAGGGCCAGTGCTCGGCCTGCAAGTCCTTCGTCCTGGAGGGCGAGGACATCGAGTACGACAGCTACTCGACGTTCGCGCTGCCGGACTACGAGAAGGACGAGGGGCACACCCTGCTGTGCCGGGCTCACGCCTACGAGGACCTGGTCATCGAGCTGACCAACTACGACGAGGAGATCATCCGCTCCGGCCTGCCCCTCACCAAGGGCGTGGTCGAGGTGGTGTCGGTCGAGGCCGTCACCCACGACATGCGGCACCTGACCGTCAAGCTGGTCGAGCCGTCGGAGATCAAGTTCTTCCCCGGGCAGTACATGGACCTCGTCTGCCCCGGGACCGAGGAGAGCCGCTCGTTCTCCATGGCCAACACCCCGAACCGGGACGGCACCTACGAGTTCGTCATCAAGGTCTACCCGGGCGGGCTGTTCGGGACCTGGCTCGACGAGAAGGCCGCCCCCGGTGACCGGCTCGACGTCGAGGCGCCCTTCGGCACCTTCACCCTCCGGCAGAACCGCAGCTCGCCGATCGTCTTCGTCGGCGGTGGCGCCGGGATGGCGCCGGTGCTGGGCCTGCTCCGGGCGATGGCCGAGGGCGGGGTCGAACGACGGGCCACCTTCTACTACGGCGCGCGCACCGCGGCCGATCTCTGCTTCGAGAAGGAGATCGCCGAACTGGCGCCCCAGCTGGGCGGCTTCCGGTACGTCCCCGCCCTGTCCGACGTGGACGGCGGCGCGGACTGGGCCGGCGAGACCGGCCTGATCACGGAGGTGGTCAGGCAGAACGAGTCCGATCTGAAGGGAGCGGATGCCTACGTCTGCGGTCCCCCGCCGATGGTCGACGCGGCGATCGCGACGCTGACCCAGCTGGGTGTGAGTGAGACCAACATCTTCTACGACAAGTTCACCACGACCGGTGAGCAAGAAGGCGAGGACGGACAGCAATGA
- a CDS encoding amidohydrolase family protein — MDAQVHGWDGRPHNQSGPAGEQFVADLLHRHRMVDPSPRPLSADAFELVTPQALAAHVLSAVDRAVLVPAGFEDLFVLGFAAPAWHAELAAEHPGRLALAGELDPADRARARGIGARVGRDGLRALTVLPARRPETALSLRAPWLRRTLIRAEHAGAGVVHIGIAPTARPSRAAPDWAHAGVVAEGEAAPRPRWPEWAEPVRAGSALPVRVRSAGPLPAGAVDVTEVAALATALPKIRFVVGAACAPTASLIRLARVPNVYVLLTDLLIALRRHRVPAAEALGELLAAYGPDRLMFGSGYPLVRPARLIRDLMTFRYPDELRGRFPELDDDVRAALLGGTAARVHGFDLGCATPRTGPRRRGALSPT; from the coding sequence GTGGACGCCCAGGTGCACGGCTGGGACGGCAGGCCGCACAACCAGTCGGGCCCGGCGGGGGAGCAGTTCGTCGCCGACCTGCTGCACCGCCACCGGATGGTCGACCCCTCGCCGCGGCCGCTGTCGGCGGACGCGTTCGAGCTGGTCACCCCACAGGCACTGGCCGCGCACGTGCTGTCCGCGGTGGACCGCGCGGTGCTGGTCCCTGCCGGGTTCGAGGACCTGTTCGTTCTCGGGTTCGCCGCGCCTGCCTGGCACGCCGAGCTCGCCGCCGAGCACCCCGGTCGGCTCGCGCTCGCCGGCGAGCTCGACCCCGCCGACCGGGCCCGCGCCCGTGGCATCGGGGCCCGGGTCGGTCGCGACGGTCTGCGCGCGCTGACCGTGCTGCCCGCCCGTCGTCCGGAGACCGCGCTGTCCCTGCGAGCACCGTGGCTGCGACGGACCCTGATCCGGGCGGAGCATGCCGGCGCCGGGGTGGTTCACATCGGGATCGCACCGACCGCGCGACCGTCGCGCGCGGCACCGGACTGGGCGCACGCGGGCGTCGTGGCCGAGGGGGAGGCGGCTCCGCGGCCCCGGTGGCCGGAGTGGGCCGAGCCGGTCCGCGCCGGGTCCGCCCTGCCGGTGCGGGTGCGCAGCGCGGGGCCGCTGCCGGCCGGGGCCGTCGACGTCACCGAGGTCGCCGCGCTGGCCACGGCCCTGCCCAAGATCCGGTTCGTGGTGGGCGCCGCCTGCGCCCCGACCGCGTCGCTGATCCGGCTGGCCCGCGTGCCGAACGTCTACGTGCTGCTCACCGACCTGCTGATCGCGTTGCGGCGACACCGGGTGCCGGCCGCGGAGGCGCTCGGCGAGCTGCTGGCCGCCTACGGCCCGGACCGGCTGATGTTCGGCAGCGGCTACCCGCTGGTGCGTCCGGCGCGGCTGATCCGCGACCTCATGACCTTCCGCTACCCCGACGAGCTGCGCGGACGGTTTCCCGAGCTCGACGACGACGTGCGCGCCGCCCTGCTCGGCGGTACCGCAGCGCGGGTACACGGGTTCGACCTCGGCTGCGCCACGCCCCGCACCGGCCCGCGCCGCAGGGGCGCGCTGAGCCCCACCTGA